A genomic segment from Burkholderia plantarii encodes:
- a CDS encoding SAM-dependent methyltransferase, which translates to MTATTLDSKSAADRDSWLIRYCERGRVSDSVIRGGIAALLWQRLRAEHVDDDEVRANALNAFVEELNRSPIAIDTQAANRQHYEMPASFFAAHLGPRLKYSCCYFPTGEDTLAHAEDAMLALYAERAELADGQRILDLGCGWGALSLWLAERYPGSQIVGLSNSQSQRAFIEQRAAERGLTNLTIVTGNIVDFEFAAADARFDRVLSIEMFEHMKNYRALLAKISHWLDDDGKLFVHLFAHRLVAYHFTARDGSDWMSRHFFTGGTMPSADLLLRFQDHLHVQRQWWLDGTHYARTANHWLASLDAAHEQIMPGLREAFGDDAPIVFQRWRMFYMAVAGLFGFRRGHEWGVAHYLFDKRSALGA; encoded by the coding sequence ATGACAGCGACCACTCTCGATTCGAAATCCGCCGCCGACCGCGACAGCTGGCTGATCCGCTACTGCGAGCGCGGTCGCGTGTCCGATTCGGTGATCCGCGGCGGCATCGCGGCGCTGCTGTGGCAGCGGCTGCGCGCCGAGCACGTCGACGACGACGAGGTGCGCGCCAACGCGCTGAACGCGTTCGTCGAGGAATTGAACCGCAGCCCGATCGCGATCGACACGCAGGCGGCCAACCGCCAGCACTACGAGATGCCGGCCAGCTTCTTCGCGGCCCATCTCGGCCCGCGCCTCAAGTATTCGTGCTGCTACTTCCCGACCGGCGAGGACACGCTCGCGCACGCCGAGGACGCGATGCTCGCGCTCTACGCCGAGCGCGCCGAACTGGCCGACGGCCAGCGCATCCTCGATCTCGGCTGCGGCTGGGGGGCGCTGTCGCTGTGGCTGGCCGAGCGCTATCCGGGCTCGCAGATCGTCGGGCTGTCGAACTCGCAGAGCCAGCGCGCGTTCATCGAGCAGCGCGCGGCCGAGCGTGGCCTGACGAACCTCACGATCGTCACCGGCAACATCGTCGATTTCGAATTCGCGGCGGCCGACGCGCGCTTCGACCGCGTGCTGTCGATCGAGATGTTCGAGCACATGAAGAACTACCGCGCGCTGCTGGCGAAGATCTCGCACTGGCTCGACGACGACGGCAAGCTGTTCGTCCACCTGTTCGCGCACCGGCTCGTGGCTTATCACTTCACCGCGCGCGACGGCAGCGATTGGATGTCGCGCCACTTCTTCACCGGCGGCACGATGCCGTCGGCGGACCTGCTGCTGCGCTTCCAGGACCACCTGCACGTGCAGCGGCAATGGTGGCTCGACGGCACCCATTACGCGCGCACCGCGAACCACTGGCTCGCCTCGCTCGACGCCGCGCACGAGCAGATCATGCCCGGGCTGCGCGAGGCGTTCGGCGACGACGCGCCGATCGTGTTCCAGCGCTGGCGCATGTTCTACATGGCCGTGGCGGGGCTGTTCGGGTTCCGCCGCGGCCACGAATGGGGCGTCGCGCACTACCTGTTCGACAAGCGCTCGGCGCTCGGCGCGTGA
- a CDS encoding SAM-dependent methyltransferase produces MNLLRTLTFRSHVPVAGRLFLALLARIRVGHLTLETPDGAHHVFGDPHAKPSAALKLLDWRACRAILRAGDIGFADAWRASWLDSPDPVALLRLAIRNEAALSPAVTGGHVARLWYALRHRLRANSRTGSRRNIHAHYDIGNAFYGLWLDPTWTYSGALYDGDAARALDVAQAAKYQRIVDTLGLRAGMHVLEIGCGWGGFAEHAARLGIHVHALTISAEQHAFAQRRIHDARLGAFARIELRDYRDAHGQYDAIVSIEMFEAVGEAFWPEYFATLARCLAPGARALVQSITIDDAHFAAYRASSDFIRETIFPGGMLPSPERFAAAARAAGLAAAPTLAFGADYALTLRAWRQAFDARRDAVRTQGFDECFIRTWRLYLMYCEAGFAERKTDVMHFVVGRPA; encoded by the coding sequence ATGAACCTGCTGCGCACCCTGACGTTCCGGTCCCACGTCCCTGTCGCGGGACGCCTGTTCCTCGCGTTGCTCGCGCGCATCCGGGTCGGGCACCTGACGCTGGAGACGCCCGACGGCGCGCACCATGTGTTCGGCGATCCGCACGCGAAGCCCTCGGCCGCGCTGAAGCTGCTGGACTGGCGCGCCTGCCGCGCGATCCTGCGGGCCGGCGACATCGGCTTCGCCGACGCCTGGCGCGCGTCGTGGCTCGATTCGCCGGACCCGGTCGCGCTGCTGCGCCTGGCGATCCGCAACGAGGCCGCGCTCTCGCCGGCCGTCACGGGCGGCCACGTGGCGCGGCTCTGGTACGCGCTGCGCCACCGGCTGCGCGCGAACTCGCGCACCGGCAGCCGCCGCAACATCCATGCGCACTACGACATCGGCAACGCGTTCTACGGGCTCTGGCTCGATCCCACCTGGACCTATTCCGGCGCGCTCTACGACGGCGACGCCGCGCGCGCGCTCGACGTCGCGCAGGCCGCCAAGTACCAGCGCATCGTCGACACGCTCGGCCTGCGCGCCGGCATGCACGTGCTCGAGATCGGCTGCGGCTGGGGCGGTTTCGCCGAGCATGCGGCGCGGCTCGGCATCCACGTCCATGCGCTCACCATCTCGGCCGAGCAGCACGCGTTCGCGCAGCGCCGCATCCATGACGCGCGGCTCGGCGCGTTCGCGCGGATCGAGCTGCGCGACTACCGCGACGCGCACGGCCAGTACGACGCGATCGTCTCGATCGAGATGTTCGAGGCGGTGGGCGAGGCCTTCTGGCCCGAGTACTTCGCGACGCTCGCCCGCTGCCTCGCGCCCGGCGCGCGCGCGCTGGTGCAGTCGATCACGATCGACGACGCGCATTTCGCGGCCTACCGCGCCTCCAGCGACTTCATCCGCGAGACGATCTTCCCCGGCGGCATGCTGCCGAGCCCCGAGCGCTTCGCCGCCGCCGCGCGCGCCGCCGGCCTCGCCGCCGCGCCCACGCTGGCGTTCGGCGCCGACTACGCGCTCACGCTGCGCGCCTGGCGGCAGGCGTTCGACGCGCGGCGCGACGCGGTGCGCACGCAGGGCTTCGACGAGTGCTTCATCCGCACCTGGCGGCTTTATTTGATGTATTGCGAGGCGGGCTTCGCCGAGCGCAAGACCGACGTGATGCATTTCGTCGTCGGCCGGCCGGCGTGA
- a CDS encoding DUF1295 domain-containing protein, translating to MPIAATVALAFIATSAAFTAVWLHQLRSRNAGLIDPVWAAMLGAVAVYVAVAGTGAPASRAFVAIAGGLWGLRLAVHLLRRNAGHAEDARYHALREQWGDAAPARMFGFFQLQAVVSMLLAIAFLVPAYRPETPPPAAFVAAIVIWLAAVAGEASADRQLRRFAADPAHRGQVCRAGWWRYSRHPNYFFECLHWLAYTALAIGLPWGWLTLAPPCLMAWLLLRVSGIPMLEAHLQRSRAGYRDYIRTTSALIPWPPRAAADHNDPQERSPRS from the coding sequence ATGCCCATCGCCGCCACCGTCGCGCTCGCCTTCATCGCCACCAGCGCCGCCTTCACCGCCGTCTGGCTCCACCAGCTGCGCTCGCGCAACGCCGGGCTGATCGATCCCGTCTGGGCCGCGATGCTCGGCGCGGTGGCCGTCTACGTTGCCGTGGCCGGCACCGGTGCGCCGGCCAGCCGCGCGTTCGTGGCGATCGCGGGCGGCCTCTGGGGCCTGCGCCTGGCCGTGCATCTGTTGCGCCGCAACGCGGGCCACGCCGAGGATGCGCGCTACCACGCGCTGCGCGAACAATGGGGCGATGCCGCGCCCGCCCGCATGTTCGGCTTCTTCCAGCTGCAGGCGGTGGTGTCGATGCTGCTGGCGATCGCATTCCTGGTGCCGGCCTATCGCCCCGAGACGCCGCCGCCGGCGGCGTTCGTCGCGGCCATCGTGATCTGGCTCGCGGCGGTGGCCGGCGAAGCCTCGGCCGACCGCCAGCTGCGCCGCTTCGCGGCCGATCCGGCACACCGCGGCCAGGTGTGCCGCGCCGGCTGGTGGCGCTATTCGCGGCACCCGAACTACTTCTTCGAATGCCTGCATTGGCTCGCCTACACGGCGCTCGCGATCGGGCTGCCGTGGGGCTGGCTCACGCTCGCGCCGCCGTGCCTGATGGCGTGGCTGCTGCTGCGCGTGTCCGGCATCCCGATGCTCGAAGCCCACCTGCAACGCTCGCGAGCCGGCTATCGCGACTACATCCGCACGACGAGCGCGCTCATCCCGTGGCCGCCGCGCGCGGCCGCCGACCATAACGACCCACAAGAACGGAGCCCACGATCATGA
- a CDS encoding lipocalin family protein — MTLPPGAPVDPARRRALLALAAAPAVLGAACHEAPPNPNPRAGLPLVPVPVDLPRYMGRWYVIAHLPYWAERGFVASRAEWTLRPDGRIDDRFIARRGFDGPERSYHFVDTALPGGGEWRVRLLWPIHVSQLTLFVDPDYRTTLLGYRGKHLGWVFAREPELDDATYHGLLARFDAFGYDTSRFLRVPQKREQLGRDGFEAAAG, encoded by the coding sequence ATGACGCTCCCGCCGGGAGCACCGGTCGATCCCGCCCGGCGCCGCGCGCTGCTCGCGCTGGCGGCGGCGCCCGCCGTGCTCGGCGCCGCCTGCCACGAGGCGCCGCCCAATCCGAATCCGCGCGCCGGCCTGCCGCTCGTGCCGGTGCCGGTCGACCTGCCGCGCTACATGGGACGCTGGTACGTGATCGCGCACCTGCCGTACTGGGCCGAGCGCGGCTTCGTGGCGAGCCGCGCCGAGTGGACGCTGCGCCCCGACGGCCGGATCGACGACCGCTTCATCGCGCGGCGCGGCTTCGACGGCCCCGAGCGCAGCTACCACTTCGTCGATACCGCGCTGCCGGGCGGCGGCGAATGGCGCGTGCGGCTGCTCTGGCCGATCCACGTGAGCCAGCTGACGCTGTTCGTCGATCCCGACTATCGCACCACGCTGCTCGGCTATCGCGGCAAGCACCTCGGCTGGGTGTTCGCGCGCGAGCCCGAACTCGACGACGCCACCTACCACGGCCTGCTCGCGCGCTTCGACGCGTTCGGCTACGACACCTCGCGCTTCCTGCGCGTGCCGCAGAAACGCGAGCAGCTCGGGCGGGACGGCTTCGAGGCTGCTGCCGGCTGA
- a CDS encoding DUF1365 domain-containing protein, with protein MPDARPRAGRDHARPAPDRGAATDTTSAADTGARLLTGRVVHERLRPVRHAFRYPLFQIDCDVARLDALPRRWFGVDRPAPVALWQRDHGPRDGSPLDAWLRGVLADAGIPADGAIRLQAIPRVFGHAFNPVAFWYCHDREGRLRALYAEVRNTFGARHGYLLSAPGHAPIGDGRPLACRKTFHVSPFCRVEGHYVFRVRREAARSVVEIDYHDRHGLLIRTALAMRAEPLTAARVARALLGQPFGMFTVLVRIHWQALRLALKRVPFFGSAPAAEPSPASATPAATPAATSAVTPVATPHRAPPAPRRPSLSDPEARP; from the coding sequence ATGCCCGACGCACGGCCCCGCGCCGGGCGGGATCACGCGCGCCCGGCGCCCGACCGCGGCGCGGCCACGGACACCACGAGCGCCGCCGACACCGGCGCGCGGCTGCTGACGGGCCGCGTCGTCCACGAACGCCTGCGCCCGGTGCGCCACGCGTTCCGCTATCCGCTGTTCCAGATCGACTGCGACGTGGCCCGGCTCGACGCGCTGCCGCGCCGCTGGTTCGGCGTCGACCGGCCCGCGCCCGTCGCGCTGTGGCAGCGCGACCACGGCCCGCGCGACGGCAGCCCGCTCGACGCATGGCTGCGCGGCGTGCTGGCCGACGCGGGCATCCCGGCCGACGGCGCGATCCGGCTGCAGGCCATCCCGCGCGTGTTCGGCCATGCGTTCAACCCGGTCGCGTTCTGGTATTGCCACGACCGCGAGGGCCGGCTGCGCGCGCTGTACGCCGAGGTGCGCAACACCTTCGGCGCCCGGCACGGCTATCTGCTCTCGGCGCCCGGTCACGCGCCGATCGGCGACGGCCGTCCGCTCGCCTGCCGCAAGACCTTCCACGTCTCGCCGTTCTGCCGCGTCGAAGGCCACTACGTGTTCCGCGTGCGGCGCGAGGCGGCGCGCAGCGTGGTCGAGATCGACTACCACGACCGCCACGGCCTGCTGATCCGCACCGCGCTCGCGATGCGCGCCGAGCCGCTCACGGCCGCGCGCGTCGCCCGCGCGCTGCTCGGCCAGCCGTTCGGCATGTTCACGGTGCTGGTGCGGATCCACTGGCAGGCGCTGCGGCTCGCGCTCAAGCGCGTGCCGTTCTTCGGCAGCGCGCCGGCCGCCGAACCGTCGCCTGCATCCGCCACACCCGCCGCCACACCCGCCGCCACATCCGCCGTTACGCCAGTCGCTACGCCCCACCGCGCGCCGCCGGCGCCGCGGCGTCCGTCCCTTTCCGATCCCGAGGCTCGTCCATGA
- a CDS encoding NAD(P)/FAD-dependent oxidoreductase yields MSLVYAPVPAGQRIAVVGAGIAGLAAAYLLARRHRVTLFEANGKLGGHTHTVDIELNGQRHPVDTGFLVFNERTYPNLIALLDELGVGTHDSDMSFSVSIGDGRLEWAGTNLATVFAQRRNLFSPPFIAMLRDIARFNRTADANLARATRGGLTVGELLSAGGYGVPFRDHYLLPMAAAIWSSAVNDILRFPAETFLRFCLNHALLQVNGRPKWKTVAGGGREYVARIAVMLDDVRARSPVRAVRRDHDGVVVHTDAAGPERFDQLVLACHAPTSLRLLQDASDAERAVLGAVRYQRNVALLHTDAALLPRRRRVWSAWNYLGRAGAAHEARPVCVSYLINRLQPLPFDTPVVVTLNPIDDPEPGRVLGCYEYEHPLLDRAAVEAQQRLPDLQGRRRTWFAGAWTGYGFHEDGLRSALRVAQDFGTLPAWAVP; encoded by the coding sequence ATGTCACTCGTGTACGCCCCCGTCCCCGCCGGACAACGGATCGCCGTGGTCGGCGCCGGCATCGCCGGGCTCGCCGCCGCCTATCTGCTCGCGCGCCGCCATCGGGTCACGCTGTTCGAGGCGAACGGAAAGCTGGGCGGCCACACGCATACCGTCGACATCGAGCTGAACGGGCAGCGCCATCCCGTCGACACGGGTTTCCTGGTCTTCAACGAACGCACCTATCCGAACCTGATCGCGCTGCTCGACGAACTCGGCGTGGGGACCCACGACTCCGACATGTCGTTCTCGGTGTCGATCGGCGACGGCCGCCTCGAATGGGCCGGCACCAACCTCGCCACCGTGTTCGCTCAGCGCCGCAACCTGTTCTCGCCGCCGTTCATCGCGATGCTGCGCGACATCGCCCGCTTCAACCGCACGGCCGACGCCAACCTCGCGCGCGCGACGCGCGGCGGACTCACGGTGGGCGAGCTGCTCTCGGCCGGCGGCTATGGCGTGCCGTTCCGCGATCACTATCTGCTGCCGATGGCCGCCGCGATCTGGTCGAGCGCCGTCAACGACATCCTGCGCTTCCCGGCCGAGACGTTCCTGCGCTTCTGCCTCAACCACGCGCTGCTGCAGGTGAACGGCCGGCCGAAATGGAAGACCGTGGCGGGCGGCGGGCGCGAGTACGTGGCGCGCATCGCGGTGATGCTCGACGACGTGCGCGCGCGCTCGCCGGTGCGCGCCGTGCGCCGCGACCACGACGGCGTGGTGGTGCATACCGACGCGGCCGGCCCGGAGCGTTTCGACCAGCTCGTGCTGGCCTGCCACGCGCCCACCAGCCTGCGCCTGCTGCAGGACGCGAGCGACGCCGAGCGCGCCGTGCTGGGCGCCGTGCGCTACCAGCGCAACGTCGCGCTGCTGCATACCGACGCGGCGCTGCTGCCGCGCCGCCGCCGCGTCTGGTCGGCCTGGAACTACCTGGGCCGCGCGGGCGCCGCGCACGAGGCGCGGCCCGTCTGCGTCAGCTACCTGATCAACCGGCTGCAGCCGCTGCCGTTCGATACGCCGGTGGTGGTCACGCTGAACCCGATCGACGATCCGGAGCCCGGCCGCGTACTCGGCTGCTACGAATACGAACATCCGCTGCTCGATCGCGCGGCCGTGGAAGCGCAGCAGCGCCTGCCCGACCTGCAGGGCCGCCGCCGCACCTGGTTCGCGGGCGCCTGGACCGGCTACGGTTTCCACGAGGACGGGCTGCGCTCGGCGCTGCGCGTCGCGCAGGACTTCGGCACGCTGCCGGCCTGGGCGGTGCCGTGA
- a CDS encoding anti-sigma factor: protein MNTPAHSDPELRCAEYALGVLDADARRALEQAAAADPSLAATLARWQARLAPLAEDVLPIVPSPRVWTRIRRDLGFLPARDEAAARDGQRGAGGWWNHLGFWRWLGIGASLATVALVAVTLTTARHEATAPGTQTAARPGAGYMVATIARPDGVAHWTATVDLRRARMLVVPADKPTIAANRSTELWLIPPNAKPIPLGVFAADAPAAMALPPGIVAQLSARAVLAVSVEPVGGSPTGQPTGPVIATGAMHEA, encoded by the coding sequence ATGAATACGCCCGCCCATTCCGATCCCGAGCTGCGCTGCGCCGAATACGCGCTCGGCGTGCTCGACGCCGACGCGCGCCGCGCGCTCGAACAGGCAGCCGCCGCCGATCCCTCGCTCGCGGCGACGCTCGCGCGCTGGCAGGCGCGTCTCGCGCCGCTGGCCGAGGACGTGCTGCCGATCGTGCCGTCGCCGCGCGTCTGGACCCGGATCCGGCGCGATCTCGGCTTCCTGCCGGCGCGCGACGAGGCCGCCGCGCGCGACGGCCAGCGCGGCGCGGGCGGCTGGTGGAACCATCTCGGCTTCTGGCGCTGGCTCGGCATCGGCGCGAGTCTCGCCACCGTGGCGCTGGTGGCCGTGACGCTGACCACCGCGCGCCACGAGGCCACCGCGCCGGGCACGCAGACCGCCGCCCGGCCGGGCGCCGGCTACATGGTGGCCACCATCGCGCGGCCGGACGGCGTCGCGCACTGGACGGCCACGGTCGACCTGCGGCGCGCACGGATGCTGGTGGTGCCGGCCGACAAGCCGACCATCGCGGCGAACCGCTCGACCGAGCTCTGGCTGATCCCGCCGAACGCGAAACCGATTCCGCTCGGCGTGTTCGCGGCCGACGCACCGGCCGCGATGGCGCTGCCGCCCGGGATCGTCGCGCAGCTGAGCGCGCGCGCGGTGCTGGCGGTGTCGGTCGAACCGGTGGGCGGCTCGCCGACCGGCCAGCCGACCGGGCCGGTGATCGCCACGGGAGCGATGCACGAGGCTTGA